One genomic region from Streptomyces sp. NBC_01431 encodes:
- a CDS encoding transcriptional regulator: MAARPLVARQPNERLQALIQEAGCSNAGLARRVNMVGAERGLDLRYDKTSVARWLRGQQPRGRAPGIIAEALGRKLGRTVTIDEIGMANGKNLATGVGLQFSPTVLGAIEQVCELWRSDVGRRDFLSGSTVASSALVEPSRDWLITGADTQVARSAGQRVGTADVEAVRAMTDALVQLDHRFGAGHVRPVVVHYLNSVVSGLLAGSYRESVGRQLFAAVARLTELAGYMAVDTGQPGLAQRYYIQALRLAQAADDRGYGGYVLAASMSHLAAQLGNPREIAQLARAAQEGARGRVTPRAEAMFYAAEARGHALLGDARTCQAVAARAIAALDAAPDGSGDDPAWIAHFDHAYLADELAHCHRDLGQAEAAARRAEESLAGHPESRARRRAIGLVLLATAQVQQREVEEACATGTRAVELLSTLRSNRGVDYLEDLQERLEPYENEPAVREFGERVEAQAA; the protein is encoded by the coding sequence AATGAACGGCTGCAGGCGCTCATCCAGGAAGCCGGATGTTCCAACGCGGGGCTTGCCCGGCGGGTGAACATGGTCGGCGCGGAGCGGGGCCTCGACCTCCGCTACGACAAGACGTCCGTGGCGAGGTGGCTGCGCGGACAGCAGCCGAGGGGGCGGGCCCCGGGCATCATCGCCGAAGCACTGGGCCGCAAGCTGGGCCGCACCGTCACGATCGACGAGATCGGCATGGCCAACGGCAAGAACCTCGCGACGGGCGTGGGCCTGCAGTTCTCGCCCACCGTCCTCGGCGCGATCGAGCAGGTCTGCGAGCTGTGGCGCAGCGACGTGGGGCGCCGGGACTTCCTGTCCGGCTCGACGGTGGCGTCCTCGGCCCTGGTCGAGCCGAGCCGGGACTGGTTGATCACCGGGGCCGACACCCAGGTGGCGCGCAGCGCCGGGCAGCGGGTGGGCACGGCCGACGTCGAGGCCGTACGCGCGATGACCGACGCCCTCGTACAGCTGGACCACAGGTTCGGGGCGGGGCACGTGCGGCCGGTCGTCGTCCACTACCTCAACAGTGTGGTGTCCGGGCTGCTCGCCGGGTCCTACCGGGAGTCCGTGGGGCGGCAGTTGTTCGCGGCGGTGGCCCGGCTCACCGAACTGGCGGGATACATGGCCGTCGACACCGGCCAGCCCGGCCTGGCCCAGCGCTACTACATTCAGGCGCTGCGCCTGGCCCAGGCCGCCGACGACCGGGGATACGGGGGATACGTCCTGGCCGCGTCGATGAGCCACCTCGCCGCCCAGCTCGGCAACCCGCGCGAGATCGCCCAACTGGCGCGGGCCGCACAGGAAGGCGCGCGCGGCCGGGTCACCCCGCGGGCCGAGGCGATGTTCTACGCGGCCGAGGCGCGCGGGCACGCGCTGCTCGGCGACGCGCGGACCTGCCAGGCGGTGGCGGCCCGTGCGATCGCCGCGCTGGACGCGGCGCCGGACGGATCCGGCGACGACCCGGCGTGGATCGCACACTTCGACCACGCCTACCTCGCGGACGAACTCGCCCACTGCCACCGGGACTTGGGCCAGGCGGAGGCCGCCGCGCGGCGGGCCGAGGAGTCCCTGGCCGGGCACCCCGAGTCGCGGGCCCGGCGGCGCGCCATCGGCCTCGTCCTGCTCGCCACCGCGCAGGTCCAGCAGCGCGAGGTGGAGGAGGCGTGCGCGACGGGCACCCGGGCGGTGGAGCTCCTGTCCACCCTGCGCTCCAACCGGGGCGTGGACTATCTCGAAGACCTCCAGGAGCGCCTGGAGCCGTACGAGAACGAGCCCGCGGTGCGGGAGTTCGGCGAGCGCGTGGAGGCCCAGGCGGCCTGA